TTGATTTCGCCCGCCACGGAGGTGCCGATGTTGATCTGGGTCTTGGCACGGATCTCACCGCTGGCGCTGATGGTTTCGCGGATATCGCCCTTGGCCACCGTATCCCAGGAGAAGGAGCTGTCCTCATCCTTGGCGCCGCCGAAGGCGAGGCCGAAGACGATCAGGAGAACGAGGGCGCCGACGCCTCCGAAGATGAGTTTGGTCTTTTTGGATGCCATCTACTTGGCTCCCAGGATGCGCATGCCAATGCTCAGGAGCAGAGGCACGAGCACGCAGATCAGCGCGCCGGGGACCTTGATCCGGGTCAGGTAGCGCAGGGCCAGGTAGATCAGGAAAGCCTCAGCGAAGTAGAAAAGGTCGAGGCTGAACAGGAAGGCCTGGAGCTTGATGCTGTCCACGTGGATGAAGTAGCCGAGAGAGGTCGGTGCGATCTTTTCCGGCGTGAGACCGCCAATGGGGCGCATCAGGCAGATGACGAACAGCAGCAGCGCATGGGGCAGCTTGACCAAACTTGGCACCACGGCGGCACTCAGCGCCTGGGGGTAGGTCGGGGCCTCGCCCTCTGGCATGGCCTTTCCGATCAGCCAGTAGAAGAGGGCCAGCAGGGCGGCGACCGCCGGGGCCCCGATGACCGCGAAGAGAATTCCGAAAGGCAGAATGAATTTCTTCTGCATCTCGATGATCATGTCGATCTGGGCGGCCTGAATCTGAGGGTTGCGTTCCAGCGCCGGACGGATCATCTCGTCCACATCCACCTTCCGACCCCACACGAAGGTGACCGCCAGTGCGCTGATCACGAGCAGGCCCAAAGCCCAGCCCCAGGCGGGGGTCTTGTTGAGCCGCTGGAAAAGTTCCACCGGGCTGGTGAACACGCCGAGGATCTGATCCATCAGGCCGGGCGCAGGGGGGCGAGGGCCTTCGGGTTGGTCGCCGTACAGGGAGGTGGGCTGGTCGCTCATGGGGGGCTCCGTGGCATTCACGATAAGGGGGGTGAAGGGTATTGTTGCAGCCTCCCGGCCAACGGTGGGATTCCACCGCTGGCCGGAAGTCCGTCCCCGGGGGACGGGCCCTGACGGTTCGTCAAGGATTCTGGCTGAAACCTGACAAGGCTATCCCTTGGGCCTAGACTGTTGCCTTCTCGTGTGTCCCTGTTCTCAATTCCTATTTCCCAAGGAGGCCCCATGGCCACCCCCACAGGCAAGTCCGCCGCCCTCATCGCGCAGGAAAACGAGTTCGGCGCCCACAACTACCATCCCCTCGACGTCGTGTGCACGAAGGGCGAGGGCGTCTACCTCACCGACGTGGACGGCAAGCAGTACATGGATTTCCTGGCGGCCTACTCCGCGGTGAACCAGGGCCACAACCACCCCAAGATCGGCGAGGCGATGATCGCGCAGGTCAAGAAGCTGGCCCTGACCAGCCGCGCCTTCCGCAACGACCAGTTCCCCCCGCTGCTTGAAAAGCTCTGCAAGATCACCGGCTTCGAGAAGGCCCTGCTCATGAACAGCGGCGCCGAAGCGGTTGAAACCGCGCTGAAGGCCATGCGCAAGTGGGGCTACGACAAGAAGGGCATCGAGTACGGCAAGGCCGAGATCATCGTGGCCGATGGCAACTTCCACGGCCGCACCATCTCCATCGTGGGCTTCAGCACCGATCCCGACAGCAGCAGCAAGTTCGGCCCCTTCACCCCCGGCTTCAAGATCGTGCCCTACGGCGATCTGGAAGCGGTGAAGCAGGCCATCACCCCCAACACCTGCGCCATCTTCATGGAGCCCATTCAGGGCGAGGGCGGCGTGGTGATTCCGCCCGACGGTTTCCTCGAGGGCCTCCGTGAAGTCGCAACGAAGAACAACTGCCTGCTGGTGCTGGACGAGATCCAGTCCGGCCTGGGCCGCACGGGCAAGTGGTTCGCCTTCGAGCACGAGGGCATCCGTCCCGACGGCATCACCATCGGCAAGGCCCTCAGCGGCGGCTACTACCCCGTGAGCGCCTTCCTGGCCTCCAACGAGGTCATGGACGTCTTCACCCCCGGCATCCACGGCAGCACCTACGGCGGCAACCCGCTGGCCTGCGCCGTGGCCAGCGCCGCGCTGGATGTGCTGGTGGACGAGAAGCTGGTGGAGCGCGCCGCCGAGCTGGGCGAGTACTTCGCCAAGCGCCTGAAGGGCATGAAGTCCGACAAGGTGGAGCTGGTGCGCGTTCGCGGCCTGTGGGCCGGCGTGCAGCTCAAGGAGAGCGCCGGCAAGGCCCGCCCCTACTGCTACCAGCTCAAGGACCGCGGCATGCTCTGCAAGGACACCCACGAGCAGATCATCCGTCTGGCGCCCCCCCTCGTGATCACCAAGGAGCAGATCGACTGGGCGGTGGATCAACTGGAAGCCGTGCTGGCCTAAACGCCCTTCTCCGTTTTCTCTTTGACGAGGAACCAGGCATTCGCCTGGTTCCTTTTTGCATGTCAAATCACTTGCTGATCCTCTGAGCGAAGCTGCAGCCTCTGCCTAGAAATGCCATGTATGACATGGCTTTTTGGCCTCGTCGAGGGGCGTCTCTTGAGAGACAATGGCTGATTCGCCCCAAATTAGGAGGTCCACGTGTGGCAGAGGCTCCGCCAGCTCTTGTGCAGCGTTGCTCAGGTCGCTTTGCTGGCCTTGATGCTGCTGCTGGCGGGAGGTTTGTCCGCGGCGGATTCGCCGGGCAAATTCGATTTCCACACGTTTCCACCTGCGGCGGGACAAACCTTGGGTGTGGCCTCGCGGCCCATCTCCGATGGCGAAGGAGGCTTCTGGTTCCTCAACCAGTCGGCCATTTGGCGTTTCGATGCCCGGGGCTACCGGGCGCTGGGGAAGGCCGAAGGCTTCCCGGAGGCGCCCGTGGACCAGGCCCATCCTGAGCCCTCCAGCGGCATGTGGTTCCACGCCGGGAAGGCCTGGTACCACCTGGATCAGACCGGGCTGCGGCCGGTGCCAACCATCCCAGAACCCGATGACGGCGAAACTCGGCATTTTTTTGCGGTGCGCAACGAAGGTTTCGCTGTCGTCGAGAAGGGCCGCGTCTTCATCTACAGCTCTTCGCAGAAGGCCCCGCTGGATCTGCCGGCGCCGGCTCCCGGGCGCTGGACCCGGGGATGGCGTGATCCGCAGACCAACCACCGCCTGCTGGTGGGTGATGCGGGGCTGGCGACCTGGGTGGCCTCCTCCTGGCGGGTGCAATCTCTGAAAGGGCTGCTGGCGGGCCGTCCGGCGGATGTGGTGCGGGATCACCGGGGAGTCGTGTGGATCCGCAGTGATCGCGATCTCATCCAGGCCGGGCCCGCGCCGAAGCGGTTCGCGAAGCAGCTCGGGTTCACGCGGAATTCCTTCGTGAGCCTTGAGCTCGATGGGTTCGGCCGGGTGTGGACCAACGGGCCCGAAGGACTCGCCTGCATCGATGGGGAAGAGGTGTCACGCCTCGGGGTGCAGGAAGGACTCTACGGGTACCAGGGCTACTGGCCCATCGCCTTTGATCGGCAGGGCTCCCTCTGGACCATTTCGGCCGG
This sequence is a window from Geothrix sp. PMB-07. Protein-coding genes within it:
- a CDS encoding YIP1 family protein, which translates into the protein MSDQPTSLYGDQPEGPRPPAPGLMDQILGVFTSPVELFQRLNKTPAWGWALGLLVISALAVTFVWGRKVDVDEMIRPALERNPQIQAAQIDMIIEMQKKFILPFGILFAVIGAPAVAALLALFYWLIGKAMPEGEAPTYPQALSAAVVPSLVKLPHALLLFVICLMRPIGGLTPEKIAPTSLGYFIHVDSIKLQAFLFSLDLFYFAEAFLIYLALRYLTRIKVPGALICVLVPLLLSIGMRILGAK
- the rocD gene encoding ornithine--oxo-acid transaminase, coding for MATPTGKSAALIAQENEFGAHNYHPLDVVCTKGEGVYLTDVDGKQYMDFLAAYSAVNQGHNHPKIGEAMIAQVKKLALTSRAFRNDQFPPLLEKLCKITGFEKALLMNSGAEAVETALKAMRKWGYDKKGIEYGKAEIIVADGNFHGRTISIVGFSTDPDSSSKFGPFTPGFKIVPYGDLEAVKQAITPNTCAIFMEPIQGEGGVVIPPDGFLEGLREVATKNNCLLVLDEIQSGLGRTGKWFAFEHEGIRPDGITIGKALSGGYYPVSAFLASNEVMDVFTPGIHGSTYGGNPLACAVASAALDVLVDEKLVERAAELGEYFAKRLKGMKSDKVELVRVRGLWAGVQLKESAGKARPYCYQLKDRGMLCKDTHEQIIRLAPPLVITKEQIDWAVDQLEAVLA